The DNA window aggatcagtccaagtcagcatggatttatgaagggaaaatcatgcttgactaatcttctggagttttttgaggatgtaactatgaaaatggacaagggagagccagtggatgtagcgtacctggacttccagaaagcttttgataaagtcccacataggagattagtgggcaaaattagggcacatggtattgggggcagagtactgacatggattgaaaattggctggctgacaggaaacaaagagtagtgattaacaggtccctttcggaatggcaggctgtgaccagtggggtaccacaaggttcggtgctgggaccgcagctgtttacaatatacattaatgatttagatgaaaggattaaaagtaacattagcaagtttgctgatgacacaaagctgggtggcagtgtgaaatgtcaggaggatgttatgagaatgcagggtgacttggacaggttgggtgagtgggcaaatgtatggcagatgcagtttaatgtggataaatgtgaggttatccactttggtggcaagaacaggaaggcagattactatctaaatggagtcaagttaggaaaaggggaagtacgagatctaggtgttcttgtacatcagtcaatgaaagcaagcatgcaggtacagcaggcagtgaagaaagctaatggcgtgCTGGCTTTTacaacaagaggaattgagtataggagtaaagaggtccttctgcagctgtacagggccctggtgagaccccacctggagtattgtgtgcagttttggtctccaaatttgaggaaggacattcttgctattgagggagtgcagcgtaggttcataaggttaattcccggaatggcgggactgtcatatgttgaaagattggagtgactgggcttgtatacactggaatttagaaggatgagaggggatctgattgaaacatataagattattaagggattggacacactggaggcaggaagcatgtttccgctgatgggtgagtccagaactagaggccacagtttaagaataaggggtaggccttttagaacagagatgcggaaaaactttttcacccagagagtggtggatatgtggaatgctctgccccagaaggcagtggaggccaagtctctggatgcattcaagagagagttagatagagctcttatagatagcggggtcaaaggatatggggagagggcaggaacggggtactgattgtgtatgatcagccatgatcacagtgaacggcggtgctggctagaagggccaaatggcctactcctgcacctactgtctattgtctattgtctatctctgccttaaatacacccaatgacttggcctccacagccgttcatggcaacaaattccacagatttaccaccctctgactaaagtaatttctccgcatctctgttctaaatggacgtccttcaatcctgaagtcgtgccctcttgtcttagactcccctaccatgggaaatacctTTGTCGtatctaatttgttcaggccttttaacagtCAGAATGTTTCAAAAGTCCACTAATGTAATCATGACATGACCATAACAGTGTTGCTCTGTTTTTTGTTCATGTTATGGCATTGCTGGGCATGAGAGGTCTCTGTTTAAGTGTAACTATGAGAAAAGGAAGGCCTGTTgtattttaaaaagcaacaaagtctGTGTGATATCAATTGCCAACAGAATAGTACAGAGATGTTGACCACTCTGTACTACTCTAAGGCCTATTAAGGCCATTCTCCATGAATCCTCATGCTAACACCATGGGAGAGGTCAGTAGGCCACAAAGTCCACAAGATTCAAAATCCTTCCTATGGGCAGATTACCCATTTTGGTGAAAATGAAAACCCTGGTCATTATTTGCATTTCAAGGTGCATTTGTTTTCTGATAAAGTTTTATGATAGAATCAtatagaaatacagcacagaaaaatgtcccttcagcccatcaagttcatACCAACCATATGCCACCCATCTATAAATACCTAAAAGATACGCAAGTGCATATGATTCCCAAATTACTTACTTCGTGTGTAGCCCCAGCCAGTGACGTAACATTTGTAGCCATTTGGTAAAGTCGCACCTTCACTTGGCAATTTTCCAAGCTGGACATATTTGTTTAGGATAGCATCACGCTCCAGGTAGAGCAGTGCAATGTCATTCCTATTATAAAAGTGTTTTTTGCATGAGTGTCTATATTGTACTTTTAAAATCATATTACAAATTATCTTAAGGCATCATCTCATCATCTAGTACAGTTCGGTCTTTACAGTGTTATGTGAGGTCCAAAAATCAAGATTACGCTCAGTTTTAGTGTTTGTTGTTCACccctcctttcttgaatattGATCATCAAACTGTAGTCAGCTTCTGTTACTATGTACCAGCATCTTCTTCATAGGCAACTCCTTAGGATCAAGGATAACTTACACCCACTCTGGTTTATAGGTTCTGAGGTGGCTAATGAGGCCAATGTGTGAACCACAGTCTCTGCTACCGATGGGGCAGGTagtggctgatggtgtgtgtAGGTTGATAGTTCATGAGCTGGTCTGCTTCTTCTGCCGTTTACATGGGGCTCCCATGTGCCTCCCTATGCATGGACTCAAGCCTCTCAATACTACCTTCTCTATTTTGATTGGCCATGGAATACAGACTCACAGCAGTCAATGGGAATATTGCATTTCAAAATATTTTGGGAATGTGGTGTTGAGCATATAAGCGATGAGACGTACTGTAGCTTATTGAGTGTAACTAGGATCTTATTACTGGAAATATTGCCCTCAGAGAGGATACTAACATTGgttagaaaacctatagcacaatacagtcccttcggcccacaatgccgtgccaaacatgtccttactttagaatttacctagggttgcccatagccctctatttttctaagctctatgtacctgtccaggagtctcttaaaagaccctatcgtatccgccttcaccaccgtcactggcagcccattccacgcactcaccactctctgcataaaaaaacttactcctgatatctcctttgtacctacttccaagcaaattaaaacagtgccctctcatgttagccatttcagccctgggaaaaagcctctgactatccacatgatcaatgcctctcatcatcttatacacctctatcaggtcacctctcaacctttgtcgctccaaggagaaaaggccacgttcactcaacctattcttttaaggcatgctccccaatccaggcaacatccttgtaaatctcctccgtaccctttctatggtttccacatccttcctgtagtgaggcgaccagaactaagcacagtactccaagtgggttctgatcagggtcctatatagctgtaatttATCCTTCCAGTGAATTTGGAGGATTTTACAAAGATAGTGCAGGCGGTGTCTTTCCAGTGTCTTAAGATGGCTGCAGTAACATCTAGGAGAGTCAGGAGTCACTGCTGCTCAACAGACTACGAGTTTCTGCCAGGTCTGTTATCTTGATCTCCAAATACCCTTTTCCTCAATTGACCAAACGTTGTTCTGGTGCACTGAAGACAGTAGCAAATTTCATCATCAATGACTCTCCTCGCAGAGAGGTAGCTCCTGAGATGTGGGAAGTGCTCCATTATTTTCCATGTTGTCATCCTGAACACTGATGCAATGGGGGCAGATTAGTAAAGAACCTTTGTCTTGTGTATGCTGAATGCAAGACCATATCACTGTCATGTGATTCAGTAAAAGTATCGATGATCAGTGTAAGTGATCAGCATCGGCAGGCTCTTTCAGTGTAAATAAAAGTATGTATGTTCTGTTTAaaggacatacacacacacggaGAAACTCTCTGTATCAGCAGTGGCACTGATGTAAAATATGGAACCCGTATGCCTGTATAACTAGTGAACAGTACTGAACAATCTATGTGTGAAAGAAAGAAAGCTTTGAAAGGAagtttggctttatttgtcagataTACATCAAAACGTACGGTGAAATGCATtctttgcgtcaaatcaaatcagcaaggattgtgctgggggcagtccgcaagtacaccacacttccggtgtccacaactcactaactgtaaccctaaccgtacatctttgggatgtgggaggaaaccggagcatacagaggaaactcacatggtcatggggagaacaggcAGACAGTGATGAGAATCGGTGATCACTGGCACTATAAAAcaatgtgctaactgctacgctaccatggacATATATATTTCCTTTTACCAATGTTATCATTAAGTTATGGTGTATTTATGAGATTGTAATCTTTCCTAAAGTAATGGCAGTAATAGACTAGATTTTAAAACGATTTTGATATCAGCACAGTACTCATTTTAGCTCAAATATAACATTATTACATACCCAACTGCAAGATCCCCATTCCAGCCTTCATGGATGATGATACCTTGTACGAAAATATACTGCTCAGTTTTGTCATCCTCATAAATGTTGTGATCACCCAAGACTACACGGTATGATATACCTGCCCTGTTGATAAACAAATAAAAAGTCACTTCAGACAAAAGGGATTGGCAAAGGTAGACAGGTAATATGGAAAGCTTCATTTAACAAAGCCCATAAATTCTGTTGTTAGGCTATAGCTTTGATGTATAATGCAATAGTTTTTAAATGAAGAATTATTAAAATTTATAACATTTCTTAAAATCTATGGTATTTCCAATAGGATGCAATGATAAATTCGATCATAATCGTTCGTGTATTTGATGTGCTTTTGTGGAGAATTGCTGGGTGTAAAGTACCGATGTCAATCGATGTGCACATCATGTTTGATTATCTGGCTGCAACAACTAAGAACTCATCTGCACTGAAGAAATAGCATGTTTCTCAGTGCAGAACTAGGCTTTAACTGGATGATGGAGGCCTGCTTCTGCATAAAATAAAGGCCCCGTCTTTTTCTGAGCCAATCACATGGAGTTTGCCACTGAATCAAGGCATGGAATCCTCATCAATATGTTTATTGTTATAGTCAGGGCATTATATATCAAGCCCAAACCCACCAATCTTTGCAGTGTATCCTGTATTCTGTTTGAGACACTTGGTACCTGTATCTATTCCAACCAGCCGCTTGAAGCCAAGTTGCACCAAATCATTTGTTTGAAGTTGCAGATAATGTTGCGAATTGCCACTGGGCCGTCACCGTAATGGGAAATAACGCTTTAAAGCTTGACCCTGCAAGTAACACATGGTTACTTGACATGATCATGCAGAGTCTAGCAATTATGTCACTTATGCATAGACACATTGCATAGTCCTTCACATCCTTGGTTGGAACTGACTTGACTCCCTATGCCCCACCATTCCAGCCTAAATTTCAAGCAAAGTCTCTTAATTAGATATTTCTTGCTTGTCAAAACGATGGTCAAGATCACTGAAGAAGAATTGGGTAAGGTAGCTCGATACTGGCACCTCTGTGATTTTGCTGGCACATCGCTACTCGTTGATAACGGTGGGCAACCATGTTTCAATTTTCTTTGCTTTTTTTAAGAAACTGATTTTATTTAGTTCTCAATCACAAAGGCTTTTCAGTATATTTTGCTGGAAAGCATGACAAGTTATTGATTAAAACTTTCTTGGAGATGGTAAATAAGCATCCTTGTTTTATGGGATAGATTACTGAAAATTCGTACACTCTCCCCCCGTGCATAAATCCCTCAAGATTTCTATTGGAAGTCTGTAAGATTTTTATTCAGGGAGTACATGTCTGTGGAAAGAATGAACTTGAAAGCTGAATGGCCATTTCTCATGGTTCTTGTGAAGTATTCAGGACAGTCAGACTGGAAAGGCAATGAACTggagaaagtggggtggggggggacggAAGAATCAAATGCTTCAAAAAAAAGAAGACAAAGCACTCAGATTTCAAAACCACAAAGGTAAAAAAGTTTGAGAATATTTTCACAAAATGTAGTGAAACCCacacagacttggaaatgttagCCATTCAAAGTAGTCTTGCTGCTAATTTGTCAGAGTGTGCAGGCAAACCTTCAGCAAGAATACATTTAACTCAAAATAAACCAACAAAATATGTAAAAATTGACAAAGCTTCATATTTCAGCAAGTTCCAAGGAAACAATGGGCTTTTTAACCGAACTTTTAAAATAGGCATTAGCTAAAGGAAATGGTCTCCTTTGAACTATTGTAGTCTGACTCACCTTGAAATTTATAATTCCACAAAGAACACCCATGTTTCTGCAAGGTCTGGATTCACCTCCAAAAGCTTTTGTAACTATTAAGGCTCAACTACTTGCTGGATGAACTTTTCAAAATACCAATAATCCCAGAGTTTTTATCATCAGGACATCTCAATGTGATAGTGGTCAAAACATTCAATGCAATTACCTTCCTTTGAGAGACTAATAGACAAATTTACTGACACTGGATTGAAAAAGAACCATTTCACAGATTTGTAACAGATTGACAAGATTAAGATAAAGCTGATACAATCAAAATCAGGGGTGGATAATGATTTTTTTGTATTATAAAATATGGAGGGTTGAGGGCAAGTCTTTACTTGCGAGGAATCTGTAGGCACAATTTATCACTTTTATGAACAGGAACAGACTTCTCTGATTGATTGCTTGGGTGAGTGGTGTGGAGAATAATACTTAAATTTAAAGGGTGGTCTGCAAAGAAACTATGGACAGAGCTAAATACCTGTACAGTGGAAAAATAGCTTCTTTGATGGTCAGATTGAGTTGTGTTTAGAGTCTGAGCTAGAAAAAAGTATGAGTTGAAATTACAATTATAATCAGAAGTTAAAACTTACAGGAGTCATATTAGTGCATGGTATTTTCCAGTATTTTACGCCATAATGTTTGGTTGTTTCTTGTAATGTAGTAAAATTTGATAACCGACTATCCAATTATTTGGAAATCCTGATGGTTTGGACTGGCTCACCAGTAATAATTCCTGTGCTCCCTTGAAATTTACTGTATCCTATGTTGTAAGTAGTGCTTGCACGTTCTCAACATTCAGAAATGTTTAAAGGGGTTTTGGGTTATGTTGTTCTTTTCGCTTTGACTAGCTTTTCTCCACTGGCAATGGTTCAGACTGAACTCAGAGAATAGGTGTCAGAGACAAATCATGCCAATCAAAACCATTCACCTGTCTACACAGTGGGCAGCAGTCAGCACCCATCTCTGGCGAATTAAAGTCCCTCCGCAGGTGTGGTACCAGTAACCAGCGTAACCTTGAAGGGAAACCTGTTAAAGAGATAAAAGGGTGGAGTACCTGTATGTAAAAATCATATTTCAAAGCACATAGAGCTTAAATATTAATGCAGAAAATCTGTGTGAAAATAGTCCTAAGTCAAAAAATATTAAATCCTTCAAGTAAAAATCCTAAATTTGAATTAAATGATAAGCATTTAGTTTTGGGCAAAATAGACTGTATTGAATTGgctcaaagtcaaaatcaaagtaaaatttatgttCAAAGTGTgaatatattaccatatactgccttgagGTGTATTATACTCCTCACTGAAAAATTTAGTTACATCAATTTCAGTGCTATGATCATCTGGTAGATGTATTACAGCGAGATGATGCACTTACATCTAAAGCatatttctgcttctggtctttATAAATGGTTGTCTACATATCAGTACAGTAAAATACTTTTTACTATTTGCTTTACCTTTGAAAAGGTAAAGTTACTATTCAGCAGTGGATTTTGAGGAGAGTTGTTACTGGTGGTTAACTTTCTATTCTGTGGAATTTGCAGAAATATTGTATTTTCATGCAGATATGCGGGAATTGTCCTGAGAAGGCACTGTGAACACAAGAGAATGTTGGAGAAAAAAGCACTTGGGAAGATATTGGCTTATCTAAATTAAGACGGCCTGTGCTGAGTAAGCTGGTCTCAGCTGAGATAAACCATAAGGCCAtataggcataggagcagaactaggccactcagcccattgagtctgctgcgccattccatcacggctgatttattaatcccctcaactccattcttcagCCTTCTCTCCATTGATGGAGATCAACCAAGAGGTAAGGGAGATGTAGGTTGCTTCAGAGTCCTTAGGTTATAGATGAGTAACCAGCTAGGAATCCTGTTCCTGATGAATATTCAGTAACAATGCAGGATATTTTTGTCAGCATATAATCATTATTTCAATGTATCTTACTGATTGTAAGATACATTGAAATATTACATATTGCTTAAAGATATCTATTTACTTTTTATGATGCACAGATGAACAGAGATATGAAAACACTGAAATTTTATATGAGAATAATTTGgtcatatacagtatttctattttagTTGAAATTTATTTCAAAGTTCGTATTgatttctatgttttttctgtggTGGGAGCATTTCAGAAAATGGGGAAACTGATGAAGAGGCTTAATAATACAAATAATTTCTTTCTCTGGGAATTTAAAGAATGCCTATGACATGTTGTACTGGAAAAGTTTAATCATTCACACCTGCCATGGCCATGCGTTGCGTTGTGCCTCAATCCCTCCTATGACTCGTTCATCTTCAAAACAGAGCCCtgcatacattaagaaaatgaaatgtTATCATTATAATTCTTACTGAGAAACTTATGTAGTCTTAAACTCTGTGTATTTGTAAAATCTGTAAAAGGCGTGGTATCCAATTAGCATTGTGAAAAATCAATCTTCAATAGTTCCCAGAGCAGGTCAGGTCAAATCATTAAACTGTGGAACTCTTCTTTTCATCTTACTTCTAAGctacgagaggtgattgataagtttgtggcctaaggtagaaggagatgagttatacagctctcgttacatgcacaagcagttcaactctttgagtgattatgcagaaaatttgaagttaataactcatcttctaccttagaacatgaacttatcaatcaccctgatgagttattaacttcgaacgttctgcataatcactcaaagagttgaactgcatgtgcatgtaacgagagctgtataactcatctccttctaccttaggccacaaacttatcaatcacctcttgtATAAGGTTAAAAAAGTAATTGTAGAAGAAGTCCATTTAtttgtattggtattggtttattattatcacatgtaccaagatacaatgaaaaatttGTCTTCCATGCTGTTTGTACAGATCAAATTGTTACacggtgcattgagctagaatgagGTAAAACtataacaatgtagaataaaatgtaaaagctgCCAAAAGAGTGCAGTATAGGTAAAGGACAAAGTACAAGAACATAACGAAGTAGATAGTGAGGCCAAGAGAGCATCTTAACTTACAAGAGGTCCATCAgaagtctgataacagtgaggtagaacctgtccctgagcctggtggtatgtgctttcaggcttttgtattttctgcccaatgagagAGGGGAGTAGAGAGAATTTTTgggtgggtggagtctttgattatgttggctgctttactgaggcagcgagaagcgAAGACAAAGTCCACGgactcctgcattttgtgtgtgttgctgtagagGGGATGCTGGTCCCTGTGatatactgagctgtgtccacaaggCTCtatagtttcttgtggtcacatgcaCAGCAGTTGCCGTGCTAGGTCATGATGCATCTGATAGATGTTTTCTATGGGGCATCAATAAAAGTTGGTAATTGGTTTCCCATCTAGTTCACCCATAAGGCAAGATCCTAAGGTCTTTGTTCTTAAGTTATTCCAGGAATTCATGTGAATAAATGTAAActcgagattctgcaggtgctggcaatacacacaaaatgctggaggaactcagcagatcaggcagcatctatgaaggggaataacagttgacattttgcaccgagatccttcatcaggtcctgatgaagggtcttggctcgaaacatcaactgtttattcccctccatagacgctgcctgacttgctgagttcctccagcattttgtatatgaatAAGTGTGCTTACTGGGTTGACCCTCCATAGTCATGTCCTTCTGCAATACAATATCCACAATGAGGTAACAACACTAAAACCAGCCTCTCTAGTTCTAAGAAGTCAGCTGAGCTAAACAGGCAAATGAAAGAAACTAAGAAAAAATATTGCTATCTCTCAATGTTAGGATGATGGCTGCTGGAATGCTATTAGTGTAGGGAGCCCAGCTCTGCGTAATCCTGAGCCTTAAACCCATatcttaagcacatatatatcATCCAATTCCAGCCTAAGGAAAGCTTAATGCACCATTTCTACTGCATTACCCATTCTTGTGCCCTATCTGAGAGGATTGTCTGCTTAAACTTACTGTGGACAGTTTTGTGCTGTGAACTTCTTTCCCTTGGCAACTAAATGGAGGCAGTCCTACAAGAAGCTTGCAGACAGCAGAGGGTGCACTTACACTTTAGATTCTGCCTGCAGGTCAAAAGCTAGATCATTCATCATCAGTCCCGCCTCACTTCCGATATCAGGTTGGAAATGGTTGAACTCAAGAATTGCTCATCTACACTTGCAGATTTGGACTGATTAGGTACCAGGAAATATAGAAAATCTGTCAGGATTCATTTATACTGGGGCTTCATATGGTGCATTGGGGTTTGTGTTGGAgtgtaggtgtggtgaactacataatcctgtctggactgctcctgtggctcctcccacagacccctgctgactgctcctgtggctcctcccacagacccctgtataaaggcgattgaggcctgagcccggcctcattctccaggatgtagtgttgttcattcttccagtcaataaaagccgatatctcgcttcttacatctcagagtgagttattgatggtgcatcagtaggtGAGCAGTTCTTGTGTTCACCCATTTCCAatctggaggcagaaatgatgaaGCAGTGTCTCTTATGTTGGTGATGTGATTTACTAGATTTCCTGAAGGTGCTGTCTTGGGTGTCAATTACTTCAAGTTTGCATTTGGCTCAGCCACTGGGGGGTATGCTTCACATGATTTGCTTGTATTGGAAATGGCAGTGCTCTGGTACTTAATTATTTATTGGAATCTGTGCATTGCTAGCAAAGTCAGAATTCATTGCCCACCCCTAATTAGCATTGAGAAGCCGAGCCATCTTCTTGAATTGCTGCAGTCCGCCTGGTGCCCTGAGTGGATTGCTAATTTATACTAAGTGATGTTGAGTAGGGAGGTCCAGGATTTAGGCTGAGTGTTCATGAAGGTGCAGTGATATATTTCTGAGTCAGAATATTATGTAATTTGAATGGAAATCTGCAGGATTTGCAAGCATTTTTCGGAAGTACTAGCTATAATTAGGGGTTATCAGAGATTTTACCACAAGGTCTCCTTGTCCTGAATAAAGACCTGTTTACATCTACAGCTGTGGTCTCCGTGTGCCTTATTCAAAGTCACAACTCTGCCCTTGCTCTGATTAGAGTCGTAGAATCatatagcacagaagcaggcctagagcccactgagtctgtgccaaccatcaaGCACTAATGTGCACCAATTCTACACTACCATAATTTTATTCTCATACATTCCCATTAAATCTCCCACGCACCTACACCATGGAAATTAACAGTAACTTACCAACTCGCGTGTCTTTGGGACGTGGGTGGAAACCGAAGCACCGAAAGAAAATTCATGCAGTCATTTGGAGCACGTGCAAACTCCGTGCAGACAACacccgaggtcaggatcgaaccctgCTTGAGGCACCAGCTCTACTAGTTATGCCACTGCGCCACCCTCAAAGCCTTGCCTGTTCCCAGCAGACCTGCGATTCTCAGTGCCATCACTAACACTCTTGTGTTTTGAGCAATCATGGGCCAGCAATCCTCATAAGTTCCCATAGATAATTATTAGTGGTCGAGGTCAGGGGTTTGGGAAGTGGCTCCAGACTAGCCTAAGCAAGTAACTATTGTAATAGCAAGCAAGCAGCTATTGGTGGTGCAGGAAGTGAATACTTAAACACCACATTTATTTAGATGCTTCTTTAAAGTCAAAACCAGTGGCTGTCACCTCAGAAATTCAGTTCTTTTCATATATTTGGACATATCTGGAAGATTTATTAATTTTCTGATCAGTAATAGCTGTCGCTGCCTCT is part of the Hemitrygon akajei chromosome 18, sHemAka1.3, whole genome shotgun sequence genome and encodes:
- the LOC140741107 gene encoding chymotrypsin-like elastase family member 1, with protein sequence MPDHSVKSFYTTPAMMLRLAILASLALLGLCFEDERVIGGIEAQRNAWPWQVSLQGYAGYWYHTCGGTLIRQRWVLTAAHCVDRAGISYRVVLGDHNIYEDDKTEQYIFVQGIIIHEGWNGDLAVGNDIALLYLERDAILNKYVQLGKLPSEGATLPNGYKCYVTGWGYTRNNGVVSSTLQEAPILVVSYDVCSQPEWWGNYVTQKMVCAGGDGIIAGCQGDSGGPLNCQHGGTYYIHGATSFVAAAGCDTYMKPTVWTRVSSYISWINNKIAFY